Part of the Coriobacteriia bacterium genome is shown below.
GGCGGGCAGACGATGAACCCGTCCACCGCAGATTTGGTGGACGCCATCGTGAAGACCCGCGCTGCACAGGTGATCATCCTTCCCAACAACAAGAACATCGTCATGGCTGCTCAGTCGGCAGCCACCGTCGCGGACAGGCCGGTACACGTGCTGTCGACCACGTCGGTTCCGCAGGGATTCGCGGCGCTCATCGCGTGGGACGGCGGCGACCAGCCTGAGGCTTCCCTTGAGGAGATGGCGCATGCCGCGTCCCTCGTGCGTACCGGCGAGGTGACGCACGCAGTCAAGGACGCCGTTGGCTCCGCCGGTCCGATCAAGGCGGGTCAGGTCATCGGCATCATCGACGATGACGACATCGCCGTCATCGGTGAGGATGTTGCCGATGTCACGCTCAGGCTCGCAGCTGCGCTGGTCGATGAGGACATCGAGACGCTCACCTTGTTCGCCGGTGCCGATCTTGACGACGTATCCCTCACGAGTCTGGTCAACAGACTCGGCGAGTCACTTCCCGGCGTCGAGATCGAGTCGCATCGCGGCGAGCAGCCACTGTATCCGGTCATCCTGTCCGCAGAGTAGAAAAGAGCGCACATCGTGGGATCAATCGGAATCGTCACCGACAGCACCTCAGACCTCTCTGCCGAAGAACTCGTCCGCCTCGACGTAACAATGGTTCCCTTGAAGGTTCTGTTCGGCGACCGGACCTACCTGGACTGGGTCGAGCTGCCTCCTGCCGAGTTCTACCCGATGCTGGCCAATGCCGAGATCCTGCCGAAGACCTCGCAGCCTTCTCCCGCGGAGTTCCTTGCTACCTACCGCGAGCTTGCCGAGCGCGGCTGTACCGAGATCGTCTCCGTCCATCTGACGAGTGCCCTGTCGGGCACGGTGGCTTCGGCCCTGATGGCTGCAGAGGAATCCCCGATCCCCGTCCACGTGGTTGACACGAAGAAGGTCAGCCATTCGCTGTCTTTGGTTGTGCGTGCCGCAGTAGAGGCACGCGACTCAGGCGCCGACGCCGAGGGAATCGTCGCGCGTGCGCAGTCGGTCTCTCAGGAGATGCGCTTCCTCTTCGTGCTGGAAACCCTCGAGTATCTCGTCAAGGGCGGTCGGGCAGGCAAAGCCCAAGGACTCGCCGCCTCACTGCTGGGAATCAAGCCGATTCTGACCGTCAACGCAGATGGCATCGTTGAACCCTACAAGAAGGTGAAGGGTCGAAAGCGGGCACTTCAGTTGATTGCCGCTGAAGTCGCACGAGATGCGGCGGCCAACGGCCGTATGCGGCTTACCGTTCTACACGCATGCCTTGATGACGAGGGGGCCGAGCTCTTGCGCGAGATCGAAGCTACCGGTGCAGACATCGAGCTCATGCCCAACGGACTCATCGGCGCAGTGATCGGAACCTATGTCGGCCAGGGCGCCATCGGGTGCGCCTACTACCCGGTGGAGTAGCCTTCCATGTCAACGCGGCCCCCGGCACACAGCCGTGCCGACAGACTGGCGGCGTTCGACGAGCCTGCCTCGGCAGCCCGGCACGTGGACTCCGCGCGCGCCCAGGCGCTGTCAAGACTCGACATCAACACCGTATTCGATCTGCTCGTTCACGCCCCCTTTCGCTACGTCGATCTGACGAGGGTGACGCTGGTCCGCGATGCTCGCATCGGAGGGGATTGCACCATTGTCGGCACCGTTCATGAGGTTCGCGTCAAGCGCCCGCGACCTCGTCTGGCCGTCACTGAGGTCTCCCTCACCGACGCGACCGGGACCGTGGTAGGTGTGTGGTTCAACCAGCCGTGGGTGCAGCAGAGGTTCGTGGTAGGGGAGCGGGTCGCCCTGGCCGGTCGCGTGGAACTCGACTTCGGGCTACGCACCATGAAGGCTCCTTTCGTCGAGAAGCTGGCGAAGGACTCCTCGGACGCCGACGGTCGGGTCATCCCCGTCCATCACAGCACCGAGGGTCTCACTGCTCCGTGGCTGAGGCGCCTCATCGCATCAGCCATCGATGACTTTGGCGATGTAGCCGACCCACTGCCGTCCTCCATCCGAATGAAGCGGGGACTTCTCGGGCGGGCCGCAGCTCTGCGCGGGCTGCACTTCCCTGACTCCCTCGAGGATGCGGACCGGGCGCGCAGGCGCTTTGCCTACGACGAGCTCGTGGTCCTTCAGCTCTATATGGCCATGCGTAGGCACGCGATCACTCGTGAGGTCGCGGGAGTCGCACACACCGTGGATGGCTCGGCGCTTCGCACGCTTCGTGAGGGACTGCCGTTCTTGCTCACCGACGACCAGGATCGTTGTGTGGGCGACATCCTTGCGGACATGGCGGCGCCGCGCCCCATGAATCGACTTCTTCTTGGCGACGTCGGCACGGGTAAGACGGTCGTCGCGGCGTGCGCTCTGGCTGCGGCTCATGACTCGGGATTCCAGGCGGCGATGATGGCGCCGACGGAGGTGCTCGCTCTCCAATATGCCGAGAAGGTCGGTCCTCTGCTCGAGGCAGCAGGTATCCCGTGGGGTGTGCTGACGGGCTCGACGGGCGCATCTGCCCGCGCGGCGATTCTTGACCGATGCGCGGGCGGCGAGCTGTCCGTGCTGTTCGGGACGCACGCGTTGCTTGAATCGAAGGTCCAGTTCAACCGCCTGTCACTTGCGATCGTCGACGAACAGCACCGCTTTGGCGTGGGTCAGCGACTTGGCCTCAGGGGCAAGGGGGCCGCATCCGACCTGCTTGTCATGACCGCGACTCCGATCCCTCGGTCGCTGGCGCTCACCCTCTACGGCGATCTGGCGACTTCGTACCTGCGATCCCGGCCCAACGCCGCGTCCGGCGTCGTGACGAAGCGAGTCAAGCCGCATCAGGCGGCCCCCGCGCATGAGGCTGTGAGGCGGGCGGTGTCAGCCGGTCATCAGGCGTACGTCGTATGTGCGCTCGTGGATGAGAGTGAGACCGCACAAGCCAAGGCAGCAGTACGCGAGGCCGAACGTCTCAGAAGTGAGGTATTTCCCGATCTCAACGTAGGGCTTCTGACCGGTCGGATGCGGCCTGCCGAGAAGGCTGCGGTGATGAAGTCCTTCCGCAACGGAGAGATCGAGGTGCTCGTCTCAACCACGGTCATCGAGGTGGGGGTCGACGTTGCGAACGCCACGGTCATGCTGATCGAGGACGCTGAGCGGTTCGGTCTTGCGCAACTGCATCAGCTTCGGGGCCGGGTTGGTCGGGGAGACCACTCTGGCGAGGTGTGGCTGATCACCGACCCGCGCTCCAACGAAGCCAAGGAGCGCATAGCGGCCCTCGTCGAGTCTAGCGATGGGTTCGAGCTCGCTGAGCGCGACTTGATGCTTCGTGGCGCGGGACAGGTTCTGGGTGAACGTCAGCATGGCATTCCTGACCTCAAGGTCGCCGATTTGCTCACCGACCTTGACCTGGTCGAAGCCGCTCGCTCAGACGCGTTCTCAATGGTGCTCGTCGATCCCCATATGGCCTCACCGATGCACGCGCCACTCCGCGGCGAGGTCCAGCGTACGTTCTCGGGCGCAGGGGACTGGGTGAGCAGCGGATGAGAGTGATCGCCGGTCGTCTTCGAGGTCGACGCCTGAAGGCCCCCAAGGGGAATCACACACGACCCACCACCGACCGGGTTCGTGAGTCGCTCTTCTCCGTGCTCGCCTCACTCGCGGGGCCCGAGATCGGAGGGGGCCCGTGCCTTGATGCATTCGCCGGGTCGGGCGCCCTCGGTATCGAGGCACTCTCGCGTGGAGCCGGTCCGACCACCTTCGTCGAGACCGACCGCGCTGCCTTGTCGGTGCTTGACGATAACCTCGACTCGCTCTCGTTGCGCGGTGAGTCCAGGGTGCTCAAAGGGAGTGTGTTCTCGCTGGCGAAGTGCGGCATCGGCGGTCCGTTCTCGTTGATTCTGCTGGACCCTCCGTATACACTCGACGCTGCTCAGGTTCGGTCACTGCTTTCAGACCTTTTGAGTACTGGAGCAGTGGAACCTGGGGCACTCGTGTCATGGGAGCACGCCAGCTCCACTGAGGTGGAGTGGCCCGAGGGGTTCGAGTCAGTCGCTCAGAAGCGTTACGGCACCATAGGCATATCGGTAGCGCGGCACATGGAGGGGCGGGGATCATGAAGCGCGGCGTCGTGCCCGGCACGTTCGATCCCGTCACCTCAGGGCACTTGGACATCATCGAAAGGGCGGCGGCCATCTTTGACGATCTCATCGTTGGGGTCGCCTCATCACCGGAGAAGAATGGTGGCCCGCTGTTCAACGTCGACGAACGCGTACAGCTGCTTGTTGAGGCCGTCGCGCATCTCGACAACGTGTCAGTCCGCCCTTTTGATACCCTATTGGTGAACTTCGCAGAAGAAGTCGGTGCGTCGGTGATTGTGAAGGGGCTACGCGCCGTCACGGATTTCGAACGCGAGTTCCAGATGGCGGCGCTGAACTGGCGTCTTGATGCAGACGTGGAAACCATGTTCATCATGGCCGTGCCGGAGTACATGTTCTTGAGTTCGTCTGCGGTCAAGGAGATTGCGAAACACGGCGGAACCGTCCGTGGGCTTGTGCCCGGGCATGTCGCCACAGCGTTGGAACGAGCACAGAACCCAGCCTCATAGGGAGGACGTTCGATGGACATCATGGCCCTTATCGACCGGATCGAGGAGATCGTCGACGGTGCTAAGAACGTACCGCTGACAAGCAACAAGATGGTCGATCCGGACGCCGTGTACGAGATCGTCGACGAGATCCGTGCGCAGTTCCCCGACGAGCTCAAGCAGGCACGCTGGATCGTCAAGGAGCGCCAGGAGATGCTCGAGGAGGCGGAGAAGGAGGCCAATCGCATCCTCGAAGAGGCGCAAGGACGCGCTCAGTCGATCGCGAGCGAGCAAGAGATCGTCCGGCTCGCCGAGCAGCAGGCCGCTGACATCATGGACAACGCTCGCGCTCAAGAACGCGAGATCCGACTTGGCGCAGAGGACTACGCAGACGAGATGCTCGCGAATCTGGAGGTCAACCTCGGCAAGCTTCTCACCGCCGTCCAGCGCGGCCGGGACCGCCTCCAGGGCAAGGTATCGCAGCGCCAGTAGGCGCTCACCGGCCCTATGACAGCGTTCCTCGTCGACATCAGCGACATTCTCGACACGGCCGGACTGTCTGAGGACATCGAGGGCGAACTAGCCGTAGGCGAGATCCGTGTTGGCGACGAGCGATTCGTCCTCGTCGAGCCCGCCAGGGTGATGGCCACGCTCAGCAACGCGGGTTCCGGGTTTGTCGCCACGGGAACCGTCGTCGCTCTGGTCAATGCCACGTGCTCTCGGTGTCTGTGCGAGTTTGCCACACGGATCGAGGCTGAGATCGAGGCCTTCTTCGTCCCCGTGGGCGAAGAGGTCGGCGAGGACGACGAGGGCACCGTATCCGAGGACGACACCGTCGATCTGGGGCCTGCCCTCCTCGCTGCCCTCATCGTGGAAGCTCCGTTCGCGCCTGTTCACGATGAAGAATGCCACGGTCTGTGCGCCCACTGCGGAGCTGACTTGAACGTGGATTCGTGTGGGTGTGGACAGGTCCCCGATGCCGATCATCCGTTCGCGTCGCTTGCTGCCCTTGTCGAGGACCCGGTTGCACCTGGCACCGGCGAGTAAAATGGGGTTTTGCACTCGTTGCCGTGGGCGTGGTATTGTTTCGCCTCGTGCGGTCAGGCGTTCTGGCCCCCGAAGGTGAATGGATACGGGTAGCGAAGTTCGCAACCCTCACGGAGAGAGAGATCGAGACGATGGCTGTTCCCAAGCGTAAGACCGGTCGCGCCCGCACCAACTCACGGCGCTCGAGTCACAAGCTCACCGCTGCAACCGTCAGCGTGTGCCCCCAGTGCCAGCAGGCCAAGTTGCCTCACCACGTCTGCTCTGGCTGCGGCTACTACAACGGCAAGGAGATCATCGACACCGAGTAGGTGTCGTCACTGATTGTGTACGACCGTCCGCCTTTCTGGCACAAGGATCGGAGCCCGGTCGATGTCCACCCATCAACCCATGATCGCCGTCGACGTTGTCGGCGGCGATTTCGCGCCCGCTGAGATCATCGCGGGCATTGAGCTGTCGCTTCGGGAAACCAAGGGGGTCGGCATCATAGCCGTCGGCCCCGTCGACATCGTCGAACCCCTGGCGGCCGCGCACGAGCGCATCGTGGCCGTCGTGGCGACTGAAGCCATAGACATGCACGACCATCCTGCAAGCGCGGTCCGGGCGAAGAAGGACTCGTCGATCGTCGTTGCGGCTCGTCTGGTCAAGGAGGGTCGCGCCGACGCGTTCTTCTCTGCGGGATCGACCGGCGCCGTCATGGCCGCAGCGACGCTTGTCGTGGGTCGACTCCCCGGCGTTCATCGGCCCGCGATTGCGACGGTCTTGCCGACGGTGGGCCTTCCCTGCGTGCTCCTGGATGCAGGTGCCAACGCAGACTGCAAGGCAGAGAACCTGCTTCAGTTCGCCCACATGGGATCCGCGTACGCCACGACGGTTCTGTCTGTCGACGCGCCGAGGGTCGCACTTCTCAACATCGGCGAGGAGCCCACTAAGGGTTCGGTGCTCACCCAAGAGGCCTTCGCGCTGCTGTCTGAGGGCTGTCCGGGCTTCATCGGGAACGTCGAGGGACGTGATGTCCTCGAAGGCGTGGCTGACGTCATCGTGACTGACGGGTTCACCGGGAACGTCGCACTGAAGCTTCTGGAGGGTACCAGCAGCGTTCTGCTGCGTCAGGTCAAGGAGGCCATGACCTCGTCTGTCATCACTACCTTGGCGGCCGCCACGATGAAGCCCGCGCTCCTTCGCCTCAAGGCACGATTGGATCCTGACACCTACGGGGGCGCTCCTCTGCTCGGTGTCAATGGGGTGTGCATCATCGGTCATGGCGCGTCGAGTGCCAAGGCCGTCGCAAACGCCATCCGCGTCGGAGATACGGCTGTTCGCGGGGGCCTTACCTCGCGCATCGCGAACGCGTTGGTACGCTGAGAAAGCGTTCGTGGACATGGTGTCAAGCGTTGGGTACTATTCCTCGACCGGGCGGGCGCGCACCACGCGCTCGCATGCCTAACCACCATGGAGCACAATGCAGCGGTTCGCCCAGATCATCGGTGTCGGAGGCTATCTGCCGACGCACGTGGTAACCAACGCAGACCTTGAACAGCTCGTGGACACGTCTGACGAATGGATCGTCTCTCGCACGGGCATTCGCGAACGTCGCTTCGTGGC
Proteins encoded:
- the plsX gene encoding phosphate acyltransferase PlsX; protein product: MSTHQPMIAVDVVGGDFAPAEIIAGIELSLRETKGVGIIAVGPVDIVEPLAAAHERIVAVVATEAIDMHDHPASAVRAKKDSSIVVAARLVKEGRADAFFSAGSTGAVMAAATLVVGRLPGVHRPAIATVLPTVGLPCVLLDAGANADCKAENLLQFAHMGSAYATTVLSVDAPRVALLNIGEEPTKGSVLTQEAFALLSEGCPGFIGNVEGRDVLEGVADVIVTDGFTGNVALKLLEGTSSVLLRQVKEAMTSSVITTLAAATMKPALLRLKARLDPDTYGGAPLLGVNGVCIIGHGASSAKAVANAIRVGDTAVRGGLTSRIANALVR
- the recG gene encoding ATP-dependent DNA helicase RecG, which codes for MSTRPPAHSRADRLAAFDEPASAARHVDSARAQALSRLDINTVFDLLVHAPFRYVDLTRVTLVRDARIGGDCTIVGTVHEVRVKRPRPRLAVTEVSLTDATGTVVGVWFNQPWVQQRFVVGERVALAGRVELDFGLRTMKAPFVEKLAKDSSDADGRVIPVHHSTEGLTAPWLRRLIASAIDDFGDVADPLPSSIRMKRGLLGRAAALRGLHFPDSLEDADRARRRFAYDELVVLQLYMAMRRHAITREVAGVAHTVDGSALRTLREGLPFLLTDDQDRCVGDILADMAAPRPMNRLLLGDVGTGKTVVAACALAAAHDSGFQAAMMAPTEVLALQYAEKVGPLLEAAGIPWGVLTGSTGASARAAILDRCAGGELSVLFGTHALLESKVQFNRLSLAIVDEQHRFGVGQRLGLRGKGAASDLLVMTATPIPRSLALTLYGDLATSYLRSRPNAASGVVTKRVKPHQAAPAHEAVRRAVSAGHQAYVVCALVDESETAQAKAAVREAERLRSEVFPDLNVGLLTGRMRPAEKAAVMKSFRNGEIEVLVSTTVIEVGVDVANATVMLIEDAERFGLAQLHQLRGRVGRGDHSGEVWLITDPRSNEAKERIAALVESSDGFELAERDLMLRGAGQVLGERQHGIPDLKVADLLTDLDLVEAARSDAFSMVLVDPHMASPMHAPLRGEVQRTFSGAGDWVSSG
- a CDS encoding ATPase, with the protein product MDIMALIDRIEEIVDGAKNVPLTSNKMVDPDAVYEIVDEIRAQFPDELKQARWIVKERQEMLEEAEKEANRILEEAQGRAQSIASEQEIVRLAEQQAADIMDNARAQEREIRLGAEDYADEMLANLEVNLGKLLTAVQRGRDRLQGKVSQRQ
- a CDS encoding DegV family protein, with amino-acid sequence MGSIGIVTDSTSDLSAEELVRLDVTMVPLKVLFGDRTYLDWVELPPAEFYPMLANAEILPKTSQPSPAEFLATYRELAERGCTEIVSVHLTSALSGTVASALMAAEESPIPVHVVDTKKVSHSLSLVVRAAVEARDSGADAEGIVARAQSVSQEMRFLFVLETLEYLVKGGRAGKAQGLAASLLGIKPILTVNADGIVEPYKKVKGRKRALQLIAAEVARDAAANGRMRLTVLHACLDDEGAELLREIEATGADIELMPNGLIGAVIGTYVGQGAIGCAYYPVE
- the rpmF gene encoding 50S ribosomal protein L32, with translation MAVPKRKTGRARTNSRRSSHKLTAATVSVCPQCQQAKLPHHVCSGCGYYNGKEIIDTE
- the rsmD gene encoding 16S rRNA (guanine(966)-N(2))-methyltransferase RsmD; this translates as MRVIAGRLRGRRLKAPKGNHTRPTTDRVRESLFSVLASLAGPEIGGGPCLDAFAGSGALGIEALSRGAGPTTFVETDRAALSVLDDNLDSLSLRGESRVLKGSVFSLAKCGIGGPFSLILLDPPYTLDAAQVRSLLSDLLSTGAVEPGALVSWEHASSTEVEWPEGFESVAQKRYGTIGISVARHMEGRGS
- the coaD gene encoding pantetheine-phosphate adenylyltransferase; translated protein: MKRGVVPGTFDPVTSGHLDIIERAAAIFDDLIVGVASSPEKNGGPLFNVDERVQLLVEAVAHLDNVSVRPFDTLLVNFAEEVGASVIVKGLRAVTDFEREFQMAALNWRLDADVETMFIMAVPEYMFLSSSAVKEIAKHGGTVRGLVPGHVATALERAQNPAS
- a CDS encoding DUF177 domain-containing protein codes for the protein MTAFLVDISDILDTAGLSEDIEGELAVGEIRVGDERFVLVEPARVMATLSNAGSGFVATGTVVALVNATCSRCLCEFATRIEAEIEAFFVPVGEEVGEDDEGTVSEDDTVDLGPALLAALIVEAPFAPVHDEECHGLCAHCGADLNVDSCGCGQVPDADHPFASLAALVEDPVAPGTGE